In Lysobacter firmicutimachus, one genomic interval encodes:
- the ybaL gene encoding YbaL family putative K(+) efflux transporter yields the protein MHHTSLIAILVAGFVLAFIFGMIAQRLRLSPLVGYLIAGIVAGPFTPGFVGDQTLAPQLAEIGVILLMFGVGLHFSLRDLLEVKGIALPGAVVQIAVATALGWGMAWMLGWSHGAGLVFGLALSVASTVVLLRALEERRLVETGKGRIAVGWLIVEDLAMVLALVLLPALSGLLKGETTDGAQIWSQLFTTLAKVGAFIAVMLIVGRRVIPWILERVAGTGSRELFTLCVLAIALGVAFGSAELFGVSFALGAFFAGMMLNESEFSHQAANETLPLRDAFAVLFFVSVGMLFNPMILIQEPLEVLAVFAIIVVGKSVAAYAIVRAFGKPHSTALMISASLAQIGEFSFILATLGLDLEILPKEGQDLILAGALLSIIVNPLLFAWLDRKQAREAAALQEAQADAAPPAVPADIGQHVILIGYGRVGSELARLLTERGVPLVVIDGEDSLIAKARAAGLPAILGNAVNERVLREALPERATTVMLAIPQALEAGEIIAKLREINPALSIVARAHSDNEVRHLLEHGADGAVMAERELAHSLAEMVMAAPVYRGDRHLPPSTALT from the coding sequence ATGCACCACACGTCCCTGATCGCGATTCTGGTAGCCGGCTTCGTCCTGGCCTTCATCTTCGGAATGATCGCGCAACGCCTGCGGCTGTCGCCGCTGGTGGGCTACCTCATCGCCGGCATCGTCGCCGGCCCCTTCACGCCCGGTTTCGTCGGCGACCAGACCCTCGCGCCGCAGTTGGCCGAAATCGGCGTCATCCTGCTGATGTTCGGCGTCGGCCTGCATTTCTCGCTGCGCGACCTGCTCGAGGTCAAGGGCATCGCCCTGCCCGGCGCGGTGGTGCAGATCGCCGTCGCCACCGCCCTGGGTTGGGGCATGGCCTGGATGTTGGGGTGGTCGCACGGTGCGGGACTGGTGTTCGGCCTGGCCTTGTCGGTCGCCAGCACCGTGGTGCTGCTGCGGGCCCTGGAAGAACGGCGCCTGGTCGAGACCGGCAAAGGCCGGATCGCGGTCGGCTGGCTGATCGTCGAAGACCTGGCGATGGTGCTGGCCCTGGTGCTGCTGCCGGCACTGTCGGGACTGCTCAAGGGCGAGACCACCGACGGCGCGCAGATCTGGTCGCAGCTGTTCACCACCCTGGCCAAGGTCGGCGCCTTCATCGCGGTGATGCTAATCGTCGGCCGCCGGGTGATTCCGTGGATTCTCGAGCGCGTCGCCGGTACCGGCTCGCGCGAACTGTTCACCCTGTGCGTGCTGGCGATCGCCCTGGGCGTGGCGTTCGGCTCGGCCGAACTGTTCGGCGTGTCGTTCGCGCTCGGCGCGTTCTTCGCCGGGATGATGCTCAACGAATCCGAATTCAGCCATCAGGCCGCCAACGAAACCCTGCCGCTGCGCGACGCGTTCGCGGTGCTGTTCTTCGTCTCGGTCGGCATGCTGTTCAATCCGATGATCCTGATCCAGGAGCCGCTGGAGGTGCTGGCGGTGTTCGCGATCATCGTGGTCGGCAAGTCGGTGGCCGCGTACGCGATCGTGCGCGCGTTCGGCAAGCCGCATTCGACCGCGCTGATGATCTCCGCCAGCCTGGCCCAGATCGGCGAGTTCTCCTTCATCCTCGCCACCCTCGGCCTGGACCTGGAGATCCTGCCCAAGGAGGGCCAGGACCTGATCCTGGCCGGCGCGCTGTTGTCGATCATCGTCAACCCGCTGCTGTTCGCCTGGCTGGACCGCAAGCAGGCGCGCGAGGCCGCGGCCCTGCAGGAAGCCCAGGCCGACGCGGCGCCGCCGGCCGTACCGGCCGACATCGGCCAACACGTGATCCTGATCGGCTACGGCCGGGTCGGCAGCGAACTGGCGCGGCTGCTGACCGAACGCGGCGTGCCGCTGGTGGTGATCGACGGCGAGGACAGCCTGATCGCCAAGGCGCGCGCCGCCGGCCTGCCGGCGATCCTCGGCAACGCGGTCAACGAGCGGGTGCTGCGCGAAGCGCTGCCGGAGCGCGCGACCACGGTCATGCTGGCGATCCCGCAGGCGCTGGAGGCCGGAGAGATCATCGCCAAGCTGCGCGAGATCAACCCGGCGCTGAGCATCGTCGCCCGCGCGCACAGCGACAACGAGGTCCGGCACCTGCTCGAACACGGCGCCGACGGCGCGGTGATGGCCGAGCGCGAGCTCGCCCACAGCCTGGCGGAAATGGTCATGGCCGCGCCGGTGTATCGTGGCGACCGCCACCTGCCGCCTTCGACCGCGCTGACCTGA
- a CDS encoding DUF2007 domain-containing protein, which yields MQVVYEAAHLIDAHLVRHALEAAGIPVFLKGEALLGGVGELPPFGAVQVCVPEAAWPQAREVVERLSFGEPPPQSPAAEATPPGWLPA from the coding sequence ATGCAAGTCGTCTACGAAGCCGCCCACCTGATCGATGCCCACCTGGTTCGCCACGCCCTGGAAGCCGCCGGGATTCCGGTGTTCCTGAAAGGCGAGGCCCTGCTAGGCGGGGTCGGCGAGCTGCCGCCGTTCGGTGCGGTTCAGGTTTGCGTGCCGGAAGCGGCCTGGCCGCAGGCGCGCGAGGTGGTCGAACGGCTGTCGTTCGGGGAACCGCCGCCGCAGTCGCCGGCGGCCGAGGCGACGCCGCCGGGCTGGCTGCCGGCCTGA
- a CDS encoding TonB-dependent receptor, which produces MHRRNPSLLASAVLLALTASPAWAQAPATAPAEANPTNLDTLIVTGTRVADRTVAESTAPIDIISPQTLEATGTVELATALSRALPSLNFPRPAITDATDAVRPAQLRGLAPDQVLVLVNGKRRHTTSLINLNDSIGRGSSPVDLNAIPIAAIERVEVLRDGASAQYGSDAIAGVVNVVLKGAGDGGSIAARYGQYSAGDGEQHQLSGDAGFSFGENGKLHLAAQGGHQDNTNRARPYLGSVGPTSNPPGKVVHRYGDPEIDQTALAYNAQWSPAEGVEFYSFGTASRRRAISNGYFRAAGNPNNIRSVYPDGFLPQIDNLSQDRAFVFGLRGQTAGGWNLDLSYNYGQNQLDFDVRHSLNRSLGANSPRDFYIGALEVTQNVLNADVNKAFDLGWLDYPLTVAFGAEWRGEKFNQSPGEPASYVAGPEPGAPGAQVFPGFTPADASRRNRNSHAFYLDLETDVTDKLSLGAAARYESYSDFGQTTSGKLSARYAFNDKVALRGTVSTGFRAPSLQQQFYQSTQTVIVLGDPNPFQVRTFAVDDPAAVALGAEPLKAEESTNIGLGLVLQPLESLYVTVDAYQIDIDDRIILSENLRGPAVARFLEARGYPGINGGRYFTNAVDTRTRGLDIVGSYRWPLASGTLDLTAGYNRNKTTLERIAPNPPGLTAGGLNLQRIGRVERGRITQGAPRDKFFLGGSWATAGGWRFDATATRYGEFHTFNDDPSGARDQTFAAKWTLDLAATYAVNGWEFTVGGDNVLNEYPDEAIYANSESGQLPYSSYAPFGFNGAFAYAKVGYKW; this is translated from the coding sequence ATGCACCGCCGCAACCCGTCCCTGCTCGCCAGCGCCGTCCTGCTCGCCCTCACCGCCTCGCCCGCCTGGGCGCAGGCGCCGGCCACCGCCCCGGCCGAGGCCAACCCGACCAACCTCGACACCCTGATCGTCACCGGCACCCGCGTCGCCGATCGCACCGTGGCCGAATCGACCGCGCCGATCGACATCATCAGCCCGCAGACGCTGGAGGCCACCGGTACGGTCGAGCTGGCCACCGCGCTGTCGCGCGCCCTGCCCTCGCTGAACTTCCCGCGTCCGGCCATCACCGACGCCACCGACGCGGTACGCCCGGCGCAGTTGCGCGGCCTGGCGCCGGACCAGGTGCTGGTGCTGGTCAACGGCAAACGCCGCCACACCACCTCGTTGATCAACCTCAACGACAGCATCGGCCGTGGGTCCTCGCCGGTGGACCTCAACGCGATCCCGATCGCCGCGATCGAGCGGGTCGAAGTGCTGCGCGACGGCGCCTCGGCGCAGTACGGCTCCGACGCCATCGCCGGCGTGGTCAACGTGGTGCTCAAGGGCGCCGGCGACGGCGGTTCGATCGCCGCGCGCTACGGTCAGTACAGCGCCGGCGACGGCGAGCAGCACCAGCTCTCCGGCGACGCCGGCTTCTCCTTCGGGGAAAACGGCAAGCTGCACCTGGCCGCGCAGGGCGGGCACCAGGACAACACCAACCGCGCCCGCCCCTACCTCGGCTCGGTCGGTCCGACCAGCAATCCGCCCGGCAAGGTCGTGCACCGTTACGGCGATCCGGAGATCGACCAGACCGCGCTGGCTTACAACGCGCAATGGAGCCCGGCCGAAGGCGTGGAGTTCTATTCCTTCGGCACCGCCAGCCGCCGTCGCGCCATTTCCAACGGCTACTTCCGCGCGGCGGGCAATCCGAACAACATCCGCTCGGTGTATCCGGACGGCTTCCTGCCGCAGATCGACAACCTCAGCCAGGACCGCGCCTTCGTGTTCGGCCTGCGCGGCCAGACGGCCGGCGGCTGGAACCTGGACCTGAGCTACAACTACGGCCAGAACCAGCTCGACTTCGACGTCCGCCACAGCCTCAACCGCAGCCTGGGCGCGAACTCGCCGCGCGATTTCTACATCGGCGCGCTGGAAGTCACCCAGAACGTGCTCAACGCCGACGTCAACAAGGCCTTCGACCTGGGCTGGCTGGACTATCCGCTGACCGTCGCCTTCGGCGCCGAATGGCGCGGCGAGAAGTTCAACCAGTCGCCGGGCGAACCGGCTTCCTATGTCGCCGGCCCCGAGCCGGGCGCGCCCGGCGCGCAGGTCTTCCCCGGCTTCACCCCGGCCGATGCCAGCCGCCGCAACCGCAACAGCCATGCGTTCTATCTGGACCTGGAAACCGACGTTACCGACAAGCTGTCGCTGGGCGCGGCGGCGCGCTACGAAAGCTATAGCGACTTCGGCCAGACCACTTCGGGCAAGCTGTCGGCGCGCTACGCCTTCAACGACAAGGTCGCGCTGCGCGGCACCGTGTCCACCGGCTTCCGCGCGCCCTCGCTGCAGCAGCAGTTCTACCAATCGACCCAGACCGTGATCGTGCTCGGCGACCCGAACCCGTTCCAGGTCCGCACCTTCGCCGTCGACGATCCGGCCGCGGTCGCGCTCGGCGCCGAACCGCTCAAGGCCGAGGAGTCGACCAACATCGGCCTGGGCCTGGTGCTGCAGCCGCTGGAGTCGCTGTACGTCACCGTCGACGCTTACCAGATCGACATCGACGATCGCATCATCCTGTCGGAAAACCTGCGCGGCCCGGCGGTCGCGCGCTTCCTGGAAGCGCGCGGCTATCCCGGCATCAACGGCGGCCGCTACTTCACCAACGCGGTCGACACCCGCACCCGCGGCCTCGACATCGTCGGCAGCTATCGCTGGCCGCTGGCCAGCGGCACGCTCGACCTCACCGCCGGCTACAACCGCAACAAGACCACCCTGGAACGGATCGCGCCGAATCCGCCCGGCCTGACCGCCGGCGGCCTCAACCTGCAGCGCATCGGCCGGGTCGAGCGCGGCCGCATCACCCAGGGCGCGCCGCGCGACAAGTTCTTCCTCGGCGGCAGTTGGGCCACCGCCGGCGGCTGGCGCTTCGACGCCACCGCAACCCGCTACGGCGAATTCCACACGTTCAACGACGACCCCAGCGGCGCGCGCGACCAGACCTTCGCCGCCAAATGGACCCTCGACCTGGCCGCGACCTATGCGGTGAACGGCTGGGAGTTCACCGTCGGCGGCGACAACGTGCTCAACGAATACCCCGACGAGGCGATCTACGCCAACAGCGAAAGCGGCCAGCTGCCCTACAGCAGCTACGCCCCGTTCGGCTTCAACGGCGCCTTCGCTTACGCCAAAGTCGGGTACAAGTGGTGA
- the msrA gene encoding peptide-methionine (S)-S-oxide reductase MsrA has protein sequence MPGIGAFKQRLPQREDALPGRATPMPLHNVHYVSGARLRDDFAGLARVQFGMGCFWGAERKFWSLPGVAVTAVGYSGGYTPNPTYREVCSGQTGHAETVLVAYDPAKIAFDALLKVFWENHDPTQGMRQGNDTGTQYRSAIYCEDDAQYRAALASRDAFQAGLRAAGYGEITTEIPAPPAPEFYYAEDDHQQYLAKNPQGYCGLGGTGVSCPVGLG, from the coding sequence ATTCCCGGGATCGGCGCATTCAAGCAGCGCCTGCCGCAGCGCGAAGACGCGCTGCCCGGCCGCGCCACGCCGATGCCGTTGCACAACGTCCATTACGTCAGCGGCGCCAGGCTGCGCGACGATTTCGCCGGGCTCGCCCGGGTCCAGTTCGGGATGGGTTGTTTCTGGGGCGCGGAGCGCAAGTTCTGGTCGTTGCCGGGCGTCGCGGTCACCGCGGTCGGCTATTCCGGCGGCTACACGCCCAACCCGACCTACCGCGAGGTCTGCAGCGGCCAGACCGGCCATGCCGAAACCGTGCTGGTGGCGTACGACCCGGCCAAGATCGCGTTCGATGCGCTGCTGAAGGTGTTCTGGGAAAACCACGACCCGACCCAGGGCATGCGCCAGGGCAACGATACCGGCACCCAGTACCGCTCGGCGATCTACTGCGAGGACGACGCTCAGTACCGCGCCGCGCTCGCCAGCCGCGATGCGTTCCAGGCCGGGCTGCGCGCGGCCGGCTACGGCGAGATCACCACCGAAATCCCCGCGCCGCCGGCGCCGGAGTTCTACTACGCCGAAGACGATCATCAGCAGTACCTGGCGAAGAATCCGCAGGGCTATTGCGGCCTCGGCGGCACCGGCGTGAGCTGCCCGGTCGGCCTGGGGTGA
- a CDS encoding carboxymuconolactone decarboxylase family protein, whose protein sequence is MSLSDLRNSLPDYAKDLKLNLDSVLSDAGSPGLDGKQIRAIALASAIASRYKPLAAAIEAFAAEKLSPEEIAGAKAAAAVMAMNNIYYRATHLIQNEEYGQLRAGLRMNVMASPGIDKMSFELASLAVSAINGCGACMDSHEKVIRKHEINAQGVQSALKIGAVVHAVAVTLEQM, encoded by the coding sequence ATGAGCCTTTCCGATCTTCGCAATTCGCTTCCCGATTACGCCAAGGACCTCAAGCTCAACCTCGACAGCGTGCTCAGCGACGCCGGTTCGCCGGGTCTGGACGGCAAGCAGATCCGCGCCATCGCGCTGGCCTCGGCGATCGCCTCGCGCTACAAGCCGCTGGCCGCCGCGATCGAGGCCTTCGCCGCCGAGAAGCTGTCGCCGGAAGAGATCGCCGGGGCCAAGGCCGCGGCCGCGGTGATGGCGATGAACAACATCTATTACCGCGCCACCCATCTGATCCAGAACGAAGAGTACGGGCAGCTGCGCGCCGGCCTGCGCATGAACGTCATGGCCAGCCCGGGCATCGACAAGATGTCGTTCGAACTGGCCTCGCTGGCGGTGTCGGCGATCAACGGCTGCGGCGCCTGCATGGACTCGCACGAGAAGGTGATCCGCAAGCACGAGATCAACGCCCAGGGCGTGCAGAGCGCGCTCAAGATCGGCGCGGTGGTGCATGCGGTGGCGGTGACGCTGGAGCAGATGTAA
- the oxyR gene encoding DNA-binding transcriptional regulator OxyR, with protein sequence MNLRDLKYLVALADHKHFGRAAAASFVSQPTLSTQIKKLEDELGVSLVERAPRRVMLTPVGRDIAERARKVIADVEQMGEIARRSQDPEAGTVRLGLFPTLGPYLLPHVVPGLRKRFPRLELLLVEEKTDQILARLRDGRLDAGLLALPIHDDQLHVEPLFDEPFLLAVPQQHPMAARDSLELHDLDDQHLLLLEEGHCLRDQALDVCRLAGADERDGFRATSLETLRQMVAAGVGITLLPMLAVQPPVPPSPDVHLLRFNGEPPHRQIGMLWRRSSAMSEFLMQLADELRKLPQSLLQPPRSHGARKPVREAR encoded by the coding sequence ATGAACCTTCGTGACCTCAAATATCTGGTCGCCCTGGCCGATCACAAGCACTTCGGCCGCGCGGCCGCGGCCAGCTTCGTGAGCCAGCCCACGCTTTCGACCCAGATCAAAAAGCTCGAGGACGAGCTGGGCGTATCCCTGGTCGAGCGCGCGCCGCGCCGGGTCATGCTGACCCCGGTCGGGCGCGACATCGCCGAGCGCGCGCGCAAAGTGATCGCCGACGTCGAGCAGATGGGCGAGATCGCCCGCCGCAGCCAGGACCCGGAAGCGGGCACGGTGCGCCTGGGCCTGTTCCCGACCCTCGGCCCTTATTTGCTGCCGCATGTGGTGCCCGGCTTGCGCAAGCGCTTCCCGCGCCTGGAACTGCTGCTGGTCGAAGAGAAGACCGACCAGATCCTGGCCCGGCTGCGCGACGGCCGCCTCGACGCCGGCCTGCTGGCGTTGCCGATCCACGACGATCAGTTGCACGTCGAGCCGCTGTTCGACGAGCCCTTCCTGCTCGCGGTGCCGCAACAGCATCCGATGGCCGCGCGCGATAGCCTGGAGCTGCACGATCTGGACGACCAGCATCTGTTGCTGCTGGAAGAAGGCCACTGCCTGCGCGACCAGGCGCTGGACGTGTGCCGCCTGGCCGGCGCCGACGAGCGCGACGGATTCCGCGCCACCAGCCTGGAAACCTTGCGGCAGATGGTCGCGGCCGGGGTCGGCATCACCCTGCTGCCGATGCTGGCGGTGCAGCCGCCGGTACCGCCCTCGCCCGACGTGCACCTGCTGCGCTTCAACGGCGAGCCGCCGCACCGCCAGATCGGCATGCTGTGGCGGCGCAGTTCGGCGATGTCGGAGTTCCTGATGCAACTGGCCGACGAACTGCGCAAGCTGCCGCAGTCGCTGTTGCAGCCGCCGCGCAGCCACGGCGCGCGCAAGCCGGTACGCGAAGCCCGATGA
- a CDS encoding peroxiredoxin codes for MLSIGEKFPKFKVKATVGIENLDSAFADIDNDTYKGKWLLVFFYPKDFTFVCPTEIKGFGDLNQQFLDRDCQVLAASTDSEFVHLAWRKDHKDLRDLPFPMLADIKKDLTSALGILTEDGVAQRATFLVDPEGIIRFVYVTDGSVGRNPQEVLRVLDALQTDELCPCNWNQGENTLKVA; via the coding sequence ATGCTTTCGATCGGCGAAAAGTTCCCGAAGTTCAAGGTCAAGGCCACCGTCGGTATCGAGAACCTCGATAGCGCGTTCGCGGACATCGACAACGACACCTACAAGGGCAAGTGGCTGCTGGTGTTCTTCTATCCGAAGGACTTCACCTTCGTCTGCCCGACCGAGATCAAGGGCTTCGGCGACCTGAACCAGCAGTTCCTCGACCGCGATTGCCAGGTCCTGGCCGCCTCGACCGACAGCGAGTTCGTCCACCTGGCGTGGCGCAAGGACCACAAGGATCTGCGCGACCTGCCGTTCCCGATGCTGGCCGACATCAAGAAGGACCTGACCTCGGCGCTGGGCATCCTGACCGAAGACGGCGTCGCCCAGCGCGCCACCTTCCTGGTCGATCCGGAAGGCATCATCCGCTTCGTCTACGTCACCGACGGCTCGGTCGGCCGCAACCCGCAGGAGGTGCTGCGCGTGCTCGACGCGCTGCAGACCGACGAGCTGTGCCCGTGCAACTGGAACCAGGGCGAGAACACCCTCAAGGTCGCCTGA
- a CDS encoding adenine phosphoribosyltransferase yields MSDSLVSMSSLIRSVADFPKPGVTFRDVTPLLADAGGFARCIDALAEPWQGSGVQAVCGIESRGFIFGAALAQKLHAGFVPLRKPGKLPPPLVTVEYELEYGRDSLQVRSDALKPGERTLIVDDVLATGGTLAAARELVERLDAVLVGASVLIELPALNGRSRWRGAAPVHALLQY; encoded by the coding sequence ATGAGCGATTCCCTGGTTTCGATGTCTTCCCTGATCCGCAGCGTCGCCGATTTCCCCAAGCCCGGCGTGACCTTCCGCGACGTGACTCCGCTGCTGGCCGACGCCGGCGGCTTCGCCCGCTGCATCGACGCCCTAGCCGAGCCCTGGCAGGGCAGCGGGGTGCAGGCGGTGTGCGGGATCGAGTCGCGCGGCTTCATTTTCGGCGCCGCGCTGGCGCAGAAGCTGCACGCCGGCTTCGTGCCGCTGCGCAAGCCGGGCAAGCTGCCGCCGCCGCTGGTGACGGTGGAGTACGAACTGGAATACGGCCGCGACAGCCTGCAAGTGCGCAGCGATGCACTCAAGCCGGGCGAGCGCACCCTGATCGTCGACGACGTGCTCGCCACCGGCGGCACCCTGGCGGCGGCGCGCGAACTGGTCGAGCGGCTGGATGCGGTGTTGGTCGGGGCCAGCGTGCTGATCGAGCTGCCCGCGCTGAACGGACGCTCGCGCTGGCGCGGCGCGGCGCCGGTGCACGCGCTACTGCAGTATTGA
- a CDS encoding DMT family transporter — translation MSAPAVASTDSLRTPLLQMLLGASVISSSAVFVRWVQIGPAASAFWRMALAALILFAVVGRPWQRGRLRDWHPDARTLGLVMLGAAFLALDLWLWHRSILYVGVGLSTLLANFQVFVLAGVGALWLGEHTSWRLWTGLVMGLLGLGLLLAPGWGGMDARFRLGVVYGLGAALAYGGFLLAFRAAQARRGRTPNEALQWWLCLGCAIMLGASVPFGGESLWPTSAHDWLILFAYAAVAQVLGWLVIGRAMPLLPAGIVGLCLLLQPLLAYVWDVLLFGKRLGAIELIGLALSLAGIFLGLARGDQPLFSARRDAA, via the coding sequence ATGAGCGCGCCCGCCGTCGCTTCGACCGACTCGTTGCGCACACCGCTGTTGCAGATGCTGCTTGGCGCTTCGGTGATCAGCAGTTCGGCGGTGTTCGTGCGCTGGGTGCAGATCGGGCCGGCCGCGTCGGCGTTCTGGCGCATGGCGCTGGCAGCGCTGATCCTGTTCGCGGTGGTCGGGCGGCCGTGGCAACGCGGGCGCCTGCGCGACTGGCACCCGGATGCGCGCACCCTCGGCCTGGTCATGCTCGGTGCGGCCTTCCTGGCCCTGGATCTTTGGCTGTGGCATCGCAGCATCCTCTACGTCGGCGTCGGCCTGTCGACCCTGCTGGCGAACTTCCAGGTATTCGTGCTCGCCGGCGTCGGCGCGCTGTGGCTGGGCGAACACACCAGTTGGCGGTTGTGGACCGGCCTGGTCATGGGACTGCTCGGCCTGGGCCTGTTGCTGGCGCCGGGTTGGGGCGGGATGGACGCGCGCTTCCGCCTCGGCGTGGTCTACGGCCTCGGCGCGGCGCTGGCTTACGGCGGCTTCCTGCTCGCCTTCCGCGCCGCCCAGGCGCGGCGCGGGCGCACGCCGAACGAAGCCTTGCAATGGTGGCTGTGCCTGGGCTGCGCGATCATGCTCGGGGCGTCGGTGCCGTTCGGCGGCGAAAGCCTGTGGCCGACCAGCGCGCACGACTGGCTGATCCTGTTCGCCTACGCCGCGGTCGCCCAGGTGCTGGGCTGGCTGGTGATCGGCCGCGCCATGCCGCTGCTGCCGGCCGGCATCGTCGGCCTGTGCCTGTTGCTGCAGCCGTTGCTGGCCTATGTCTGGGACGTGTTGCTGTTCGGCAAGCGGCTGGGCGCGATCGAACTGATCGGCCTGGCCCTGTCCCTGGCCGGCATCTTCCTGGGCCTGGCGCGCGGCGACCAGCCGCTGTTCTCGGCCCGCCGCGACGCCGCCTGA
- a CDS encoding YceH family protein, producing the protein MSEATDPTPTQDVAESAAPQLNAVEARIVACLIEKEATTPDVYPLTLNAIVTACNQKTAREPTMQLEQGEIANALRRLEPRGWVKSQHTARAERYSHRAAAVLDLTRPQAALIALLMLRGPQTAYELLSRSERLAKFDSVGDVQYALERLAQHNPPLVRMLGRQSGQREDRYGHLLSGEPVWHGNAHEAGHADGGGYAPAQSALVERIEALEAKIAELEARLEAAGA; encoded by the coding sequence ATGAGCGAAGCCACCGACCCGACCCCGACCCAGGACGTTGCCGAATCCGCCGCGCCGCAGCTCAACGCGGTCGAGGCGCGCATCGTCGCCTGCTTGATCGAGAAAGAAGCGACTACGCCCGACGTCTATCCGCTGACCCTCAACGCCATCGTCACCGCCTGCAACCAGAAGACCGCGCGCGAACCGACGATGCAGCTGGAACAGGGCGAGATCGCCAACGCCCTGCGCCGGCTGGAACCGCGCGGCTGGGTCAAGTCGCAGCACACCGCCCGCGCCGAGCGCTATTCCCACCGCGCCGCCGCGGTGCTGGACCTGACCCGGCCGCAAGCGGCGCTGATCGCCCTGCTCATGCTGCGCGGCCCGCAGACCGCTTACGAACTGCTGTCGCGCAGCGAACGCCTGGCCAAGTTCGACTCGGTCGGCGACGTGCAATACGCACTGGAACGGCTGGCTCAGCACAACCCGCCGCTGGTGCGGATGCTGGGCCGGCAGAGCGGCCAGCGCGAAGACCGCTACGGTCACCTGCTGAGCGGCGAACCGGTCTGGCACGGCAACGCGCACGAAGCCGGCCATGCCGACGGCGGCGGGTATGCGCCGGCGCAGTCGGCCCTGGTCGAACGCATCGAAGCCCTGGAGGCGAAGATCGCCGAGCTGGAAGCGCGGCTGGAAGCGGCGGGCGCTTGA